One segment of Trypanosoma brucei brucei TREU927 chromosome 8, complete sequence DNA contains the following:
- a CDS encoding dihydrolipoamide dehydrogenase, point mutation: MLRHTRFSFTHQRPHLVHWQSLGKTHFDVCVIGAGPAGIAAALRAVDYNKRVCLVEAKRIGGCDLWNGTLQSKTLWEMSNFLGRARGSSAERVYGTTISNFMELDDERMLQTLQEVSETREKQVLSALSASNVALLYGRAAFASPHELEVSSREAKEYRTVTADYFIIATGSVPVTQPHVPVDHKNVVTSDDLMTLPLPKSMVVVGGGALGSEFATTYGRLGKTKVFLLDKKERIMPKEDDDVAATIQKGMEKHGVEVHQDCLLYSLQSLTKSESDGQETPNDGTSGNGVRYTIMHRKTHELQTYEVERALIVTGRRPNYFGLGLRNTNCEVRDGVLVLDEFGRCVNQKHIYAVGDATGRDRSVSMGEAKGRLAVDHIYSPHITEPLHPDHSRIVFLDTAVASVGKNEKQCREKNVSYVVAKYGFELCSRNVAASNTEGFVKILASNDSKKTLLGVHVVGWSASTIVEFATAAIQRKQSAYELSEMLTAYPSVSQAFLECLRVILGTSMLKPGTFPGLVCNTWTPSDCERGRGYCSLGNAQGGGKQ; the protein is encoded by the coding sequence ATGTTACGGCACACGCGTTTCTCCTTCACGCACCAGCGACCACACCTCGTACATTGGCAGTCGCTCGGCAAAACACATTTCGACGTATGTGTCATCGGCGCCGGTCCCGCTGGCATTGCGGCAGCCCTACGAGCTGTGGACTACAACAAACGGGTCTGTCTTGTAGAAGCAAAGCGTATTGGCGGTTGCGATCTGTGGAATGGCACACTTCAGTCGAAAACGTTGTGGGAAATGTCAAATTTTTTGGGGCGCGCGAGGGGAAGTTCCGCCGAACGGGTGTATGGAACTACCATTTCAAATTTTATGGAACTCGACGATGAACGCATGCTGCAGACATTGCAAGAGGTGAGCGAGACGCGGGAAAAGCAGGTACTATCTGCCCTCAGCGCCTCTAACGTGGCGTTACTCTACGGTCGCGCCGCTTTTGCTAGCCCTCATGAGTTAGAGGTCAGTAGCCGCGAGGCAAAGGAGTACCGAACGGTGACGGCTGATTATTTCATCATCGCCACAGGTTCTGTCCCTGTCACGCAGCCACATGTGCCCGTGGACCACAAGAACGTGGTGACTTCCGATGACCTTATGACGTTACCGCTGCCAAAAAGCATGGTAGTGGTGGGTGGCGGCGCGCTTGGCAGTGAATTCGCGACGACATACGGCAGGCTTGGTAAGACCAAGGTGTTTCTACTAGACAAGAAGGAGCGCATAATGCCgaaggaagatgatgatgtggcAGCAACGATACAGAAGGGAATGGAAAAGCATGGCGTAGAGGTGCACCAAGATTGCTTGCTGTACAGCTTACAATCACTGACCAAAAGTGAGAGTGATGGCCAGGAGACACCAAATGACGGCACCTCGGGGAATGGAGTTCGCTATACCATCATGCACCGCAAGACACATGAACTTCAGACGTACGAAGTGGAGCGGGCCCTCATCGTGACTGGGCGCCGACCGAATTACTTCGGACTGGGCCTACGTAATACTAACTGCGAAGTGCGCGACGGGGTACTTGTGCTAGACGAGTTTGGCAGGTGTGTAAACCAAAAACACATTTACGCCGTGGGAGACGCAACAGGTCGTGACAGGTCAGTTAGTATGGGCGAAGCGAAGGGGCGGTTGGCAGTAGATCATATATACAGTCCACACATAACGGAGCCGCTTCACCCCGACCATTCCAGAATTGTATTCCTAGACACTGCCGTAGCTTCCGtgggaaaaaacgaaaagcagtgcagagaaaaaaatgtatcgTATGTAGTGGCCAAGTATGGGTTTGAACTCTGCAGTCGCAACGTGGCTGCGAGCAACACCGAAGGGTTTGTAAAAATACTCGCGAGTAATGACAGTAAAAAGACGCTTCTCGGCGTTCACGTAGTGGGATGGAGCGCAAGTACTATCGTAGAGTTCGCTACCGCGGCGATTCAACGTAAACAGTCGGCATACGAGCTGAGTGAAATGCTCACAGCGTACCCATCCGTTTCACAAGCATTTCTAGAGTGCTTGCGCGTCATATTGGGCACATCCATGTTAAAACCCGGTACATTCCCCGGTCTCGTCTGCAATACATGGACTCCGTCTGACTGTGAGCGAGGTCGGGGCTATTGTTCGCTGGGAAATGCTCAAGGCGGTGGCAAACAATAG
- a CDS encoding serine/threonine protein phosphatase PP1 encodes MNCREIIRKLLLNPAHNNAATRTAQGDNGDSNQRAYTRISRLAAFQSAQTQESTPKTNGTGRATTEGLTEAEVRWLVMESRALFMSQPMLVEIAAPVRICGDVHGQYTDLLRLFDLGGFPPDANYIFLGDYVDRGDQSLETICLLLAYKLSFPETFFLLRGNHECSSINRIYGFFDECKRRYSVRLWKQFTDTFNCMPVAGLVEGRILCMHGGLSPELTDLDQIRRILRPTDVPDSGLICDLLWSDPSTNMESNWSENDRGVSWTFSESVVKSFNKKFDLDLICRAHQVVDAGYEFFAARQLVTVFSAPNYCDEFDNAGAFMCVDENLMCSFVQIEPTRTLLRYFF; translated from the coding sequence ATGAATTGTCGTGAGATCATAAGGAAGCTTCTGCTCAACCCAGCGCACAACAATGCCGCCACAAGAACTGCCCAAGGAGATAATGGAGACAGTAACCAGCGGGCGTACACTCGCATCTCACGCCTTGCCGCGTTCCAGAGCGCCCAGACACAAGAAAGCACTCCTAAAACCAATGGAACCGGACGGGCAACGACAGAGGGGTTAACGGAGGCTGAGGTGCGGTGGTTAGTGATGGAGTCCCGGGCGCTGTTCATGTCGCAGCCGATGCTAGTAGAAATTGCCGCCCCCGTGAGAATTTGCGGGGATGTGCACGGACAGTACACCGACCTCCTGCGACTCTTCGACTTGGGAGGCTTCCCTCCAGATGCAAATTACATTTTTCTCGGGGACTACGTAGACCGTGGTGACCAGTCATTGGAAACAATCTGTCTCTTGCTCGCATATAAGTTGAGCTTCCCTGAGACCTTCTTCCTCCTACGTGGCAACCACGAGTGTAGTAGCATCAACCGTATATACGGTTTCTTCGATGAGTGCAAGAGGCGGTATAGTGTCCGCTTGTGGAAACAGTTCACCGATACTTTCAACTGCATGCCAGTGGCTGGATTGGTTGAAGGACGTATCCTCTGTATGCATGGTGGGCTCAGTCCCGAACTCACTGATCTCGATCAGATACGTCGCATTCTCCGCCCCACGGACGTGCCCGATAGTGGACTGATATGCGATTTGTTATGGTCTGATCCCAGCACGAATATGGAGAGTAACTGGAGTGAGAATGACCGCGGCGTGTCGTGGACCTTTAGTGAGAGTGTCGTGAAGTCTTTCAATAAGAAGTTTGACCTCGACCTCATTTGCCGTGCGCACCAGGTGGTGGACGCGGGTTATGAATTCTTCGCAGCACGGCAGCTTGTGACAGTTTTCTCTGCGCCGAACTACTGCGATGAGTTTGACAACGCCGGTGcatttatgtgtgtggatgAAAATCTGATGTGTAGCTTTGTACAGATTGAACCAACACGTACGCTGCTGAGGTACTTCTTTTAG
- a CDS encoding RNA polymerase IIA largest subunit (identical to GB:AAA30229.1: RNA polymerase IIA largest subunit {Trypanosoma brucei} (PMID:2924350)): MSGGAALPVSQMELHKVNEVQFEIFKERQIKSYAVCLVEHAKSYERGRPVRGGINDLRMGTTDFEFACETCHRKHPECPGHFGYIELAEPVFNIGVFDLVLQVLKCVCKTCGALLLNTREQDVHKKLQHMTGLNRLRQVAKMAEAKCRVSTSTEDDMGIDGFDSAPFNGGSGMGPGATRGCGASQPRVSRFYGIYPTLVIKAVHEEQDAEWHADKVRQVLDRVSDDDARLMGFDPQRCHPRDLVLTVLPVPPPQVRPAISFGGLRSDDELTHQIMSIVKRNNQLRRDKESDVQAAIDRSRALLQEHVATYFNNASTYYKPTKVNDTKKLKSLTERLKGKYGRLRGNLMGKRVDFSARTVITGDPNIDVDEVGVPFSVAMTLTFPERVNTVNKKRLTEFARRTVYPSANYIHHPNGTITKLALLRDRSKVTLNIGDVVERHVINGDVVLFNRQPTLHRMSMMGHRVRVLNYNTFRLNLSCTTPYNADFDGDEMNLHVPQSLLTKAELIEMMMVPKNFVSPNKSAPCMGIVQDSLLGSYRLTDKDTFLDKYFVQSVALWLDLWQLPIPAILKPRPLWTGKQVFSLILPEVNHPATPQDRPPFPHNDSVVMIRRGQLLCGPITKSIVGAAPGSLIHVIFNEHGSDEVARFINGVQRVTTFFLLNFGFSVGVQDTVADSDTLRQMNDVLVKTRRNVEKIGAAANNRTLNRKAGMTLLQSFEADVNSALNKCREEAAKKALSNVRRTNSFKVMIEAGSKGTDLNICQIAVFVGQQNVAGSRIPFGFRRRTLPHFMLDDYGETSRGMANRGYVEGLKPHEFFFHTMAGREGLIDTAVKTSDTGYLQRKLIKALEDVHAAYDGTVRNANDELIQFMYGEDGLDGARIEGGQLFPLPFRDDKEMEDTYKYEYDVDGTFSGKVGGNYMDPHVRKMLRADPQNVRKLQEEYEQLTADREWSRKMLDLEDRDKLKLNLPVNPGRLIQNARSTMGKRSQVSNLSPITIIDHVRKLQEDLMKLFPSYHRGGDGYIRNTLSRERIESALTLFNVHLRQLLASKRVLKEYKLNDRAFEYLLKEIRTKYHQSLTTPGENIGAIAAQSCGEPATQMTLNTFHNAGISSKNVTLGVPRLLELLNVSRNQKHASMTVSLFPPYDEKRNAQKAQHLIEYCTLESITRRIQFIYDPDPRHTVVEADRDILELEWNVMDESDAELRIQEVVAGSPWVVRLELDVDMVTDKALDMKDVKQAILRVDESYIIETGMANNVRQRTIRMRSRYNEGADSIPQLKREIPALLARVHLRGIPGVRRALLKDTTEFTVDQATGKMSGNKIWAIDTDGTALRRAFIGVVGEDGKNIINAVKTSSNKVPEVCSLLGIEAARSKMLTELREAYLAYGLNINYRHYTILVDTICQHGYLMAVSRSGINRSDTSGPLMRCSFEETVKVLMAAASFGECDPVRGVSANLVLGNQARVGTGLFDLVLNMAALQQAVPQAEAVAPGKDVNVYHSLGSTLQQNIQSSIAYRPRDHDATPFVNNASLFLRQGFGGGSSSAPVTASAPYNPSTTYHGGRLEASAVHRSQAYSTSPALEYGGREASASQMYSVMSSASAFNPVSTRMSSVAHSYSEYSEASSYHLQHSVAPTSMQASLPRTDNSMTMQGIGSVSVPYTPHAMSSAAPPSQVYASTEVGRSHSEDSRSQSALYVPTLSPTHAGYAIRGDEPSTHRSDSNVMWREAGGGREQDEEDDLSTNYMPTAKTPQQVAPPTAAEFGDEEEEEQ; this comes from the coding sequence ATGTCAGGTGGTGCGGCCCTACCGGTTTCCCAGATGGAGTTGCACAAGGTGAATGAAGTGCAGTTCGAGATATTTAAGGAGAGGCAAATCAAAAGTTACGCCGTGTGCCTTGTCGAGCACGCCAAGTCGTATGAACGCGGCCGACCAGTCCGGGGAGGCATCAATGATTTGCGTATGGGTACCACTGACTTCGAATTCGCATGCGAGACATGTCATAGGAAGCACCCAGAGTGCCCTGGACACTTCGGATACATCGAGCTCGCAGAGCCTGTCTTTAATATTGGCGTCTTCGATCTTGTACTGCAGGTGTTGAAGTGTGTTTGCAAAACGTGCGGGGCTCTCCTCCTTAACACGCGCGAACAGGACGTACATAAGAAGTTGCAGCACATGACAGGCCTCAACCGTCTTCGGCAAGTTGCGAAGATGGCTGAGGCAAAGTGCCGCGTCTCCACCAGCACCGAAGACGATATGGGGATTGACGGCTTTGATAGTGCCCCTTTCAATGGCGGATCAGGAATGGGGCCAGGCGCGACACGGGGTTGTGGTGCGTCTCAACCCCGCGTAAGTCGCTTTTATGGTATCTACCCAACACTCGTTATCAAGGCAGTACATGAGGAACAAGACGCCGAGTGGCACGCTGATAAGGTGCGACAGGTGCTTGACCGCGTGTCCGATGATGATGCTCGCTTGATGGGCTTCGACCCTCAACGTTGCCACCCACGGGATCTTGTGCTCACTGTGCTTCCAGTTCCACCCCCGCAGGTGCGGCCCGCAATATCCTTCGGCGGTCTCAGGTCAGATGATGAACTCACGCATCAGATCATGTCCATTGTGAAACGCAACAACCAACTACGCAGGGATAAGGAGTCAGACGTGCAGGCAGCAATTGACCGGAGCCGGGCTTTATTGCAAGAACATGTGGCGACATATTTCAATAACGCTTCCACATACTATAAGCCAACGAAGGTGAATGACACAAAGAAGCTAAAGTCATTAACGGAGCGCTTGAAGGGGAAGTACGGTAGACTGCGTGGAAATCTAATGGGGAAGCGGGTGGACTTCTCCGCTCGAACCGTCATCACAGGCGATCCGAACATTGACGTGGATGAAGTAGGTGTACCCTTTTCTGTCGCGATGACGCTTACATTCCCCGAGCGAGTGAACACAGTAAATAAGAAGCGACTGACGGAGTTTGCCCGGCGCACGGTCTACCCGTCGGCGAATTACATACACCATCCGAATGGCACCATAACAAAACTCGCGCTCTTGCGTGACCGCTCCAAGGTGACGCTAAACATCGGTGACGTTGTGGAGAGGCATGTGATTAATGGGGATGTCGTCTTGTTCAACCGACAGCCGACATTGCATCGCATGAGTATGATGGGCCACAGGGTTCGGGTTCTCAACTATAACACTTTCCGGCTTAATCTCTCTTGTACCACACCATACAATGCTGACTTCGATGGTGACGAAATGAATTTGCACGTGCCGCAGAGTCTCTTAACGAAAGCAGAGCTGATTGAAATGATGATGGTTCCAAAGAACTTCGTCTCGCCCAATAAGTCTGCTCCGTGCATGGGTATTGTGCAAGACAGTCTGCTGGGTAGTTACCGGTTGACGGACAAGGACACATTCCTCGATAAGTACTTTGTGCAAAGCGTGGCACTTTGGCTGGATCTTTGGCAGTTACCCATTCCCGCCATTCTGAAACCCCGACCCCTCTGGACCGGAAAGCAGGTATTTTCACTTATCCTTCCTGAGGTTAACCATCCAGCAACACCACAGGACCGGCCCCCCTTTCCTCACAATGATTCCGTAGTGATGATACGACGTGGTCAGTTGTTATGTGGACCAATCACTAAGAGTATCGTTGGTGCTGCACCGGGATCACTCATTCACGTTATATTTAATGAGCATGGATCTGATGAAGTGGCACGCTTCATCAACGGCGTGCAGCGCGTGACGACGTTTTTCTTACTTAACTTCGGTTTCAGCGTTGGGGTTCAAGACACCGTAGCTGACAGTGACACCTTGCGGCAGATGAATGATGTCCTCGTGAAAACACGGAGGAATGTTGAAAAAATTGGTGCGGCTGCCAACAACCGTACACTGAACCGCAAGGCTGGTATGACACTTCTGCAGTCATTCGAAGCAGATGTCAACAGCGCACTGAACAAGTGCCGCGAAGAGGCAGCAAAGAAGGCACTGAGCAACGTCCGTCGCACTAACAGCTTCAAGGTGATGATTGAAGCGGGCAGTAAGGGTACAGATCTGAACATATGTCAAATTGCCGTCTTTGTTGGGCAACAAAACGTCGCGGGAAGCCGTATTCCATTCGGTTTTCGTAGGCGCACGCTTCCACACTTTATGCTTGACGATTATGGTGAGACGTCACGCGGCATGGCAAACCGTGGTTACGTTGAGGGTCTGAAACCGCacgagttttttttccacacaaTGGCTGGTCGTGAGGGTTTGATCGATACTGCGGTGAAAACCTCTGATACAGGCTACCTGCAGCGTAAGCTTATCAAGGCGCTAGAAGATGTCCACGCAGCCTACGACGGTACTGTGCGAAATGCAAACGATGAACTAATTCAGTTTATGTACGGTGAAGACGGTCTTGACGGGGCCCGTATAGAGGGTGGGCAGCtgttccctcttccctttcgGGACGATAAGGAGATGGAAGACACGTACAAATATGAGTACGACGTGGATGGCACCTTCAGTGGGAAGGTTGGTGGTAACTATATGGATCCCCACGTTAGGAAGATGCTACGCGCTGATCCCCAAAATGTTCGGAAACTTCAGGAAGAATATGAACAGCTTACGGCGGACCGCGAGTGGTCACGCAAAATGCTTGACCTCGAGGATCGTGATAAACTGAAGCTTAACCTCCCTGTTAATCCAGGTCGACTTATCCAAAACGCGCGCAGTACTATGGGCAAACGTAGTCAAGTGTCCAACCTGAGCCCCATCACTATTATCGACCACGTGCGGAAACTTCAAGAAGATCTCATGAAACTCTTTCCATCTTACCACCGGGGAGGGGATGGATACATCAGGAATACGTTGAGTCGTGAGCGCATTGAAAGTGCGCTTACTCTCTTCAACGTTCATTTGAGGCAGCTACTTGCGTCAAAAAGGGTGCTGAAGGAATATAAACTTAACGATAGGGCTTTTGAGTATCTTCTCAAGGAAATTAGAACCAAGTACCACCAGTCACTCACCACGCCGGGTGAGAACATTGGGGCAATCGCTGCGCAGTCGTGTGGTGAACCTGCCACACAAATGACACTTAACACGTTCCACAATGCGGGAATTTCCTCAAAGAACGTTACCCTCGGTGTGCCACGTTTACTGGAGCTTCTAAACGTCTCACGAAACCAAAAGCACGCGAGCATGACAGTGTCTCTGTTTCCACCATATGATGAAAAGCGAAATGCGCAAAAGGCCCAGCATCTCATTGAATACTGCACGCTGGAGAGTATCACAAGGCGCATACAGTTCATCTACGACCCTGACCCACGTCACACCGTTGTGGAGGCTGATCGTGACATCCTAGAACTAGAGTGGAATGTTATGGATGAAAGCGATGCAGAGCTAAGAATACAGGAGGTAGTGGCAGGTTCGCCATGGGTGGTGAGGTTGGAGCTCGACGTGGATATGGTCACCGACAAGGCCCTCGATATGAAGGATGTGAAGCAAGCTATCCTGCGAGTGGATGAAAGCTACATAATTGAAACGGGAATGGCTAACAATGTGCGCCAGCGGACCATAAGAATGCGGTCCAGATATAACGAAGGAGCTGACTCGATCCCACAGCTTAAGCGTGAAATCCCAgcccttcttgcgcgggttCACTTGCGTGGTATTCCCGGTGTGCGTCGGGCGCTGCTGAAGGACACCACCGAATTCACTGTAGATCAGGCAACGGGGAAAATGAGTGGCAACAAAATATGGGCAATAGACACGGACGGCACGGCATTGCGACGTGCTTTTATTGGTGTCGTAGGTGAGGATGGTAAGAACATTATTAATGCGGTGAAAACGAGTAGCAACAAAGTGCCTGAGGTATGTAGTCTTCTTGGTATTGAGGCGGCGAGATCAAAGATGTTGACGGAACTTCGTGAGGCTTACCTGGCCTATGGTCTCAATATTAACTACCGCCACTATACTATACTGGTGGATACGATATGTCAGCATGGGTACCTGATGGCTGTTTCTCGCTCAGGAATCAACCGCTCCGATACGTCGGGTCCGTTGATGCGCTGTTCATTTGAAGAAACTGTTAAGGTGCTTATGGCGGCTGCATCTTTTGGCGAGTGCGATCCCGTGCGTGGGGTATCAGCAAATCTTGTGCTCGGTAACCAAGCGCGCGTTGGTACGGGGCTTTTCGATCTTGTTCTCAACATGGCAGCGCTGCAGCAGGCTGTACCGCAGGCAGAAGCGGTTGCACCCGGAAAGGATGTAAATGTGTATCACAGTCTCGGGTCCACGCTGCAGCAAAATATCCAATCCTCCATTGCGTACCGACCAAGAGATCATGATGCAACACCGTTTGTAAACAATGCCAGTCTGTTTCTCCGCCAGGGTTTCGGTGGGGGGTCCTCCTCCGCACCAGTAACGGCCTCGGCCCCATACAACCCTTCGACGACGTACCACGGCGGTCGGCTCGAAGCGAGCGCAGTGCACAGGAGTCAAGCTTATTCTACATCCCCCGCTTTGGAATACGGAGGGCGGGAAGCAAGCGCCTCACAAATGTACAGCGTTATGTCTTCCGCCAGCGCGTTCAACCCAGTTTCAACGCGGATG